A single window of Salvia splendens isolate huo1 chromosome 6, SspV2, whole genome shotgun sequence DNA harbors:
- the LOC121809624 gene encoding uncharacterized protein LOC121809624, with protein sequence MGKAENLQHLEGTTYDAQGTTPAAGSTSSCTSVRNLVTLRCVLALVLGFGVLLSAVFLLPFFHFGDRQDLDLDYQGYDVIASFMLNKSASYLSDCKLQLENDIFDEIPFSNTKVEIISLEPAGPNTTKVVFAVESDATTRSLIREHFVYLISNQSALTLTAPLFGDTFSFDVVKFKGGITASPDQKAFLLQSVKIPFNFTLNFSIDVLLKNFDELTSQLKVGLRLTPYENLYIRLTNLKGSTVRPPTTVESQVVLAVGMNPSRLKQLAQTITGSHSKNLGLNNTEFGRVKQVRLSSILQHSLGNDKRSPSPSPSPSQSPMSKSHHHHHHHHPAPAVSPSPSTAHGRSFSGIGSPVPTPASAPVKSTEPPCPFGHNNWYPWKHKHPRMAPTAPPVYAPYIAPSWPKQMHKPAPRIAPATAERPSPSVAHTHNRAPSPSEHRARPLDVMSITSPSPSPSSAKMFSLKSWILLLFTLLGMAL encoded by the exons AAAATTTGCAGCATTTGGAGGGTACAACATATGATGCTCAAGGCACAACCCCTGCTGCAGGGAGTACTAGTAGCTGCACTAGTGTTAGGAATTTGGTGACCTTGAGATGTGTTCTTGCTTTGGTTCTTGGTTTTGGGGTGCTTTTGTCTGCTGTTTTTTTGTTGCCATTCTTTCATTTTGGAGATCGTCAAGATCTGGATCTGGATTATCAAG GTTATGACGTCATCGCAAGTTTTATGCTGAATAAATCAGCTTCTTATCTCTCAGACTGTAAGTTGCAACTAGAGAATGATATTTTTGATGAGATTCCCTTCTCCAATACTAAG GTGGAAATAATAAGCTTAGAGCCAGCTGGACCAAACACGACGAAGGTTGTGTTTGCGGTTGAATCTGATGCAACGACACGGAGTTTAATAAGAGAACATTTTGTGTATCTAATCTCGAATCAGTCAGCTCTTACCTTGACTGCGCCTTTGTTTGGGGATACCTTCTCGTTCGACGTCGTCAAATTTAAAGGAGGGATTACTGCCAGTCCAGACCAGAAGGCATTCCTTTTGCAGAGTGTTAAGATTCCATTCAACTTTACCTTGAACTTCTCCATTGATGTACTCCTCAAAAATTTCGACGAACTCACGAGCCAACTCAAAGTGGGCTTACGCTTAACTCCATACGAG AATTTGTATATTCGGCTCACTAATTTGAAAGGGTCCACTGTACGTCCGCCTACAACAGTTGAGTCGCAAGTCGTGTTGGCTGTGGGCATGAACCCTTCAAGATTAAAGCAATTGGCTCAAACTATCACTGGTTCACACTCTAAGAATCTTGGTCTGAACAATACCGAATTTGGTCGGGTTAAGCAAGTTCGTCTCTCCTCAATCTTACAACACTCCCTCGGCAATGACAAGCGAAGTCCTTCACCATCACCTTCTCCTTCTCAATCCCCAATGTCGAAatcccaccaccaccaccaccaccatcacccTGCTCCTGCTGTCTCACCTTCTCCATCGACAGCTCATGGCAGGTCTTTCAGTGGGATAGGATCACCGGTACCTACGCCTGCATCAGCTCCTGTAAAATCAACGGAGCCTCCGTGCCCTTTTGGTCACAATAACTGGTATCCGTGGAAGCACAAGCATCCTCGGATGGCACCTACTGCACCACCAGTTTATGCACCATACATTGCTCCATCATGGCCAAAGCAAATGCATAAGCCAGCACCAAGAATTGCTCCAGCTACCGCTGAACGGCCATCTCCTAGTGTAGCTCATACTCATAACCGGGCCCCCTCACCAAGTGAACATCGTGCTAGGCCTCTGGACGTGATGTCAATAACATCACCCTCTCCATCTCCAT CTTCTGCAAAAATGTTCTCCCTCAAATCATGGATTCTGCTGTTATTTACATTGCTCGGGATGGCTTTGTAG